A genomic window from Onychostoma macrolepis isolate SWU-2019 chromosome 22, ASM1243209v1, whole genome shotgun sequence includes:
- the LOC131529762 gene encoding uncharacterized protein LOC131529762: MLFSEMMKMYLKLIFFSLWSLVGFGVRSFRLFDEKKFVKIANSVTLNSGVTEMKDDDLIQWRFGNENTLIAEINKQGNSMTVYDGVLDGRFRDRLKLDNKTGSLTITNTTTEDTGVYELRSNRVGKLFLLIVYVEILTKEGESVTINSGLTEIMDNDVIQWRFGPEITLIAGINKQADRMTVYDDVLDGRFRDRLKLDKQTGSLTITNITIQHTGDYVLLMNHMIIQYFLTVYDEILVMKRDSVTLNSGLTEIMDEDEIQWRFGPEITLIAEINKRADSITVHDDVLDERFRDRLKLDKQTGSLTITNIRTEHTGRYVLLIFGSKPSLKAFSVSVYDSEHCCGSAEAVIRLVLSALVGVATVVLLVYDIRSRRAEQDQAHIHTSESIEI; encoded by the exons ATGCTTTTTAGTGAAATGATGAAAATGTatctcaaattaatttttttctctttgtggaGTCTGGTTG GTTTCGGGGTCAGGTCCTTCAGGTTGTTTGATGAAAAGAAGTTCGTGAAAATAGCAAATTCAGTCACTCTAAACTCTGGTGTCACTGAAATGAAGGATGATGATCTGATTCAGTGGAGGTTTGGAAATGAAAACACTTTAATCGCTGAAATCAATAAACAGGGCAACAGCATGACTGTATATGATGGTGTTcttgatgggagattcagagacagactgaagctggacaataaaactggatctctgaccatcacaaacaccacAACTGAAGATACTGGAGTTTATGAACTGCGGAGTAACAGGGTGGGAAAgctttttcttttaattgtcTATG TTGAAATATTAACGAAGGAGGGAGAATCAGTCACTATAAACTCTGGTCTTACTGAAATAATGGATAATGATGTAATTCAGTGGAGGTTTGGACCTGAAATCACTTTAATAGCTGGAATCAATAAACAGGCCGACAGGATGACTGTATATGATGATGTTcttgatgggagattcagagacagactgaagctggacaaacaaactggatctctgaccatcacaaacatcacaatTCAACATACTGGAGATTATGTACTATTGATGAACCATATGATCATACAGTACTTTCTCACTGTCTATG ATGAGATATTAGTGATGAAGagagattcagtcactctaaaCTCTGGTCTTACTGAAATAATGGATGAAGATGAGATTCAGTGGAGGTTTGGACCTGAAATCACTTTAATAGCTGAAATCAATAAACGGGCCGACAGCATTACTGTACATGATGATGTTCttgatgagagattcagagacagactgaagctggacaaacaaactggatctctgaccatcacaaacatcagaaCTGAACACACTGGACGTTATGTACTATTGATATTTGGATCAAAACCGTCATTAAAAGctttcagtgtttctgtctatg ACTCTGAACACTGTTGTGGTTCTGCTGAAGCTGTGATCCGATTGGTCCTCTCTGCTCTGGTGGGCGTGGCTACTGTCGTTCTTCTGGTTTATGACATCAGATCCAGAAGAGCTGAACAAGATCAAGCACATATTCACACATCAG aaagtattgaaatCTAA